The following proteins come from a genomic window of Candidatus Dadabacteria bacterium:
- a CDS encoding NAD-dependent deacetylase, which produces MEKEVELFLELLGKTQGGVAFTGAGISTESGIPDYRSPGTGMWEKMDQSVVSLSGFLRNPENYYSYAMESYPVRAAAEPNAGHYALARLEKRGWLRGVITQNVDGLHTKAGSE; this is translated from the coding sequence ATGGAGAAGGAAGTCGAGCTTTTTTTGGAACTGCTGGGGAAGACCCAAGGAGGGGTTGCCTTTACGGGAGCCGGAATAAGCACCGAATCCGGAATACCCGACTACCGTTCTCCAGGGACGGGCATGTGGGAGAAAATGGACCAGTCGGTAGTCTCGCTTTCCGGGTTTTTGAGAAATCCCGAGAATTACTATTCGTATGCCATGGAATCCTATCCTGTGAGGGCGGCCGCCGAACCCAACGCGGGCCATTACGCGCTTGCGCGTCTCGAGAAAAGGGGCTGGCTCAGGGGTGTTATAACGCAGAACGTGGACGGCCTCCATACAAAGGCGGGTTCTGAGAA
- a CDS encoding glutathione S-transferase family protein, producing MTIIPIRLYEHPLSGNAYKAKLLLHQLSVEYEGVTVDIFSGEHKKEEFSALNPNCKIPVLSDGDFVMWESNAILFYLANKFSPNPYLSNDPETYGLIAQWTFFGKTTVDPNLAVARYFAKFLPSDQVPPGAMEKLHVQGNAALAILDDHLSRTEFLCGEYSIADIACYPYTMLCEEGGFDLAAYPSIRRWCESVEGTPDFIAFAG from the coding sequence ATGACTATAATTCCCATAAGACTGTATGAGCACCCGCTTTCCGGAAACGCTTATAAGGCGAAGCTTCTTCTGCACCAGCTTTCGGTCGAATACGAAGGAGTAACAGTGGATATATTCTCGGGGGAACATAAAAAGGAGGAATTCTCAGCGCTTAACCCCAATTGCAAGATCCCGGTTCTCTCGGACGGGGATTTCGTCATGTGGGAATCAAACGCGATACTTTTCTATCTGGCGAACAAGTTCTCTCCGAACCCCTACCTGTCCAACGATCCGGAGACCTACGGTCTGATTGCGCAGTGGACTTTTTTCGGAAAGACAACCGTAGATCCGAACCTCGCGGTCGCTAGGTATTTTGCGAAGTTTCTGCCATCTGACCAGGTACCGCCCGGGGCGATGGAGAAGCTCCATGTGCAGGGAAATGCAGCGCTTGCGATACTTGACGATCACCTCTCCCGAACCGAGTTTCTCTGCGGGGAATACTCAATAGCCGATATCGCGTGTTATCCCTACACGATGCTTTGCGAGGAAGGGGGTTTTGACTTGGCAGCGTATCCGTCGATCAGAAGATGGTGCGAAAGCGTCGAGGGAACTCCCGACTTCATTGCTTTTGCCGGTTAG
- a CDS encoding transposase, producing MIRTYKCRVKLSRPGHEALSRIFGMCATLYNACLESRIDCYKKTRKSRSYYDQCKELTEVRADDPEYADISVQVFRGVVGRIDKAYKSFFRRVERKEKAGSPRFKSSRRWRTIEINDQCWQMLKREGNKIVLKIKGLPRIELKTSRELPPNSRLKAIRITRKALRTEVALSYELPTPETKPVTNPVGIDMGISKRLTLSNGETVEKREIDMKEIKRLQRSVSRKERRSNNWRKAVSLLAREWQRVSDGERDYLHRLTSEIVKIYDFIAVEKLITKNMLRNGKLARSISDQTWDKLITLLNEKAERAGIRMVEVDPKGTSQECSSCGATVKKSLSVWTHKCSCGYEADRDVNAALNILHRGLASITGGKLDIESRAVGRMKQKQADVGPVRPRTVEVTV from the coding sequence ATGATAAGGACTTATAAATGCAGGGTGAAGTTGTCAAGGCCGGGGCATGAAGCGCTCTCCCGTATTTTCGGGATGTGCGCCACGCTCTACAACGCCTGCCTTGAGTCCCGGATTGACTGCTATAAAAAGACCCGCAAGTCCCGCTCATATTACGACCAGTGCAAGGAACTGACCGAGGTCAGGGCGGATGATCCCGAGTATGCCGATATAAGCGTTCAGGTGTTCCGAGGGGTCGTGGGCAGGATAGACAAGGCGTACAAGTCGTTTTTCCGCAGGGTGGAGAGGAAGGAGAAAGCGGGCTCTCCCCGGTTCAAGAGCTCCAGACGCTGGCGGACGATAGAGATAAACGACCAGTGCTGGCAAATGCTGAAGCGGGAAGGGAACAAGATAGTCCTCAAGATAAAGGGGCTTCCCCGGATAGAGTTGAAGACCTCTCGAGAACTCCCCCCGAATAGCCGGCTCAAGGCAATCAGAATTACCAGGAAGGCCCTGCGTACAGAAGTTGCCCTGTCCTACGAGCTGCCGACACCCGAGACTAAGCCGGTCACTAACCCCGTGGGAATAGACATGGGGATATCGAAGCGTCTGACTCTAAGCAACGGGGAGACAGTGGAGAAGCGGGAGATAGACATGAAGGAGATCAAACGCCTGCAACGCTCAGTATCCCGCAAGGAGAGGAGAAGCAATAATTGGCGCAAAGCCGTATCCCTGCTCGCCAGGGAATGGCAGAGGGTATCGGACGGGGAGAGGGATTATCTTCATAGATTAACTTCTGAAATTGTGAAGATATACGATTTCATAGCGGTAGAGAAACTGATTACAAAGAACATGCTTCGCAACGGGAAGTTGGCAAGGAGCATATCTGATCAGACTTGGGACAAGCTCATAACGCTGCTTAACGAGAAGGCCGAAAGAGCCGGCATTAGGATGGTGGAAGTGGACCCCAAGGGGACATCTCAGGAGTGCTCAAGTTGCGGAGCGACGGTAAAGAAGTCTCTGTCTGTGTGGACGCATAAATGTTCATGCGGATACGAAGCGGACAGGGACGTAAACGCAGCGTTGAATATCCTTCATAGAGGCTTGGCTTCTATCACGGGTGGGAAGCTCGATATAGAGTCCCGTGCGGTCGGAAGGATGAAACAGAAGCAGGCTGATGTAGGGCCTGTTCGGCCAAGAACAGTAGAGGTAACTGTCTAG
- a CDS encoding PaaI family thioesterase: MIKEIENVLSGFPGYNCFACGPHNEHGLRLKFFHDQETDEVFTTICTDEHFCGWPGIVHGGVQCALVDEVSFWAMFNETRKIAFTAKIDIAYMKKVPSGAMLDVRAKIREIRGRRVEVDSVIRNEDGTELASAAVTYVFPRKETLHQILGPELLSEEFLQYVRD; this comes from the coding sequence ATGATAAAGGAAATAGAAAACGTGCTCTCCGGTTTTCCGGGCTATAACTGCTTTGCATGCGGTCCGCACAATGAGCACGGACTTCGCCTTAAGTTTTTTCATGATCAGGAAACCGATGAGGTGTTCACCACCATCTGTACGGATGAGCATTTCTGCGGCTGGCCGGGGATAGTGCACGGGGGAGTTCAGTGCGCCCTTGTCGACGAGGTTTCTTTCTGGGCCATGTTCAATGAAACCCGCAAGATTGCCTTTACGGCGAAGATAGACATTGCTTACATGAAGAAGGTTCCAAGCGGCGCAATGCTTGACGTGAGAGCCAAGATAAGGGAGATCAGGGGAAGAAGAGTTGAAGTCGATTCGGTCATAAGGAATGAGGACGGAACGGAACTCGCAAGCGCCGCCGTTACCTACGTGTTTCCCCGAAAGGAAACTCTGCATCAGATACTGGGCCCTGAGCTTCTGAGCGAAGAGTTCTTACAATACGTGAGGGATTAG
- the gyrA gene encoding DNA gyrase subunit A: MDTSSRVQTVNIEDEMKESYLSYSMSVIVGRALPDVRDGLKPVHRRILYGMNEVGNVWNRPYKKSARVVGDVMGKYHPHGDSAIYDSLVRMAQDFSMRIPLVDGQGNFGSVDGDSPAAMRYTEVRLSRISSEMLEDLDKETVEFYPNYDGGELEPSVLPTKVPNLLLNGSSGIAVGMSTNIPPHNLGELLDAVVAQIRDPKITVDRLLRIMPGPDFPTGGFVSGRDDIRTAYATGRGIVRMKARVAIEKQKKGNREVIIVTELPYQVNKARLAQKIAELVREEKIKGVSDIRDESDREGIRLVIDVKSGEHAQVVLNQLYKHTQMYTSFGIIMLALVRNQPKVLSLKELLAHFVEHRKEVITRRTQYELRKAEERLHILEGFKIALDNLDEIVELIKGSESPAAAKAGLVRTFALSERQAQAILEMRLQRLTALERDKILEERRELIATVAKLREILGSEKLILDLAVEELTELREKFGDARRTEIVEDVGEISIEDLITDEEMVVTTTYGGYIKSIPLSVYRNQRRGGRGRTGMGTRDTDFVNDLFTASRHNSILFFSSLGRCYWLKVYEIPEATPAARGRAMVNLLNLDKGESVAAVLPVRDFSEDVSIVMATRNGIVKKTKLKAYSHPRVGGIIALNIRDGDELVGAELASEEDEVLLTSRNGQAIRFKGTDVRNMGRVSTGVRGINLREGDEVVSLEVIRNQNAQILTVTEMGYGKRTSISEYRLTKRGGLGVKTVNITEKNGRVVGAFQVDDETEIMIISDQAGKLIRTSVSGIRNTGRSTQGVKVINLEPDELVAAVAKIAEGD; this comes from the coding sequence ATGGACACTTCATCCAGAGTGCAGACTGTAAACATTGAAGATGAGATGAAGGAGTCCTATCTCAGCTACTCGATGAGCGTGATAGTCGGAAGGGCTCTTCCCGACGTGCGCGACGGACTCAAGCCCGTTCACAGGAGGATTCTCTACGGAATGAACGAGGTCGGAAATGTTTGGAATCGTCCCTACAAGAAATCCGCCAGAGTGGTGGGGGATGTCATGGGTAAATACCACCCTCACGGAGACTCGGCGATCTACGACTCCCTTGTCCGGATGGCCCAGGATTTTTCCATGAGAATTCCGCTTGTCGACGGACAGGGCAATTTCGGTTCCGTTGACGGGGACAGTCCGGCGGCCATGCGCTACACGGAAGTAAGGCTCTCGAGAATTTCTTCTGAGATGCTCGAGGATCTTGATAAGGAAACAGTCGAGTTTTATCCCAACTACGACGGGGGAGAACTCGAACCGAGCGTACTGCCGACCAAGGTGCCCAACCTTCTTCTGAACGGTTCCTCTGGAATCGCTGTGGGCATGTCGACCAATATTCCTCCTCATAACCTCGGGGAGCTTCTCGACGCCGTGGTGGCGCAGATACGAGACCCCAAAATCACCGTTGACAGGCTGCTTCGGATCATGCCGGGGCCGGATTTCCCGACGGGGGGTTTCGTAAGCGGTAGGGATGACATTCGCACCGCCTACGCCACCGGTCGCGGAATAGTAAGGATGAAGGCCAGGGTAGCTATAGAGAAGCAGAAAAAGGGGAACAGGGAGGTGATAATCGTCACCGAGCTTCCCTACCAGGTTAACAAGGCGCGCCTCGCGCAGAAGATCGCCGAACTTGTGAGAGAGGAGAAAATAAAGGGTGTCTCCGATATAAGGGATGAGTCCGACAGGGAGGGTATAAGGCTTGTTATCGACGTTAAAAGCGGAGAGCACGCCCAGGTGGTTTTAAACCAGCTCTACAAGCATACGCAGATGTACACCTCTTTCGGCATCATAATGCTCGCGCTTGTGAGAAACCAGCCGAAGGTTCTTAGCTTAAAGGAACTCCTAGCCCACTTCGTAGAACACAGAAAGGAAGTAATTACCCGCAGAACCCAGTACGAGCTCAGAAAGGCCGAGGAGCGTCTTCACATCCTCGAGGGGTTCAAGATCGCTCTTGATAACCTTGATGAGATCGTGGAACTCATAAAAGGCTCGGAGAGCCCCGCGGCCGCGAAAGCTGGCCTTGTGCGGACGTTTGCACTTTCTGAGCGTCAGGCCCAGGCCATCCTGGAGATGCGTCTTCAGAGGCTTACTGCGCTTGAGAGGGACAAGATACTCGAGGAAAGACGAGAGCTTATAGCAACCGTGGCGAAACTCAGGGAGATACTGGGGAGCGAAAAGCTCATACTCGATCTCGCGGTTGAGGAACTCACCGAACTCAGGGAAAAGTTCGGGGACGCTAGGAGAACAGAGATCGTGGAGGATGTCGGGGAGATATCCATTGAGGACCTTATAACCGACGAGGAGATGGTGGTTACCACGACCTACGGGGGCTACATAAAGAGCATACCTCTCAGTGTTTACAGGAACCAGAGAAGGGGCGGGCGGGGCAGAACCGGAATGGGCACGAGGGACACCGATTTCGTTAACGACCTGTTCACCGCATCAAGGCATAACAGCATTCTGTTTTTCTCAAGCCTCGGGAGATGCTACTGGCTCAAGGTCTACGAGATTCCAGAGGCTACCCCCGCGGCGCGGGGAAGGGCCATGGTGAACCTGCTTAACCTTGACAAGGGGGAATCCGTGGCGGCAGTGCTGCCCGTAAGAGACTTCTCGGAAGATGTTTCCATAGTCATGGCGACCCGGAACGGAATCGTCAAGAAAACGAAGCTCAAGGCCTATTCCCACCCTCGCGTAGGGGGAATAATCGCCCTTAACATACGTGATGGAGATGAGCTTGTGGGGGCAGAGCTTGCGTCTGAAGAAGACGAAGTGCTTCTCACTTCAAGGAACGGACAGGCGATCAGATTCAAGGGTACTGACGTAAGAAACATGGGCCGTGTGTCTACCGGAGTCAGGGGCATAAATCTCAGAGAAGGGGACGAAGTGGTGAGCCTTGAGGTCATAAGGAACCAGAACGCGCAGATACTAACGGTGACAGAGATGGGTTACGGCAAGCGCACCAGCATTTCCGAGTACAGGCTCACAAAGAGGGGAGGGCTTGGTGTGAAGACCGTCAACATAACCGAGAAAAACGGAAGGGTGGTCGGGGCGTTTCAGGTGGATGACGAGACGGAGATCATGATTATAAGCGATCAGGCGGGCAAGCTCATAAGGACGAGCGTCTCGGGGATACGCAATACGGGACGCAGCACCCAGGGAGTAAAGGTCATAAACCTTGAACCTGACGAACTTGTGGCCGCGGTAGCGAAGATCGCGGAGGGTGATTGA
- the rsmD gene encoding 16S rRNA (guanine(966)-N(2))-methyltransferase RsmD — protein MRILTGQSKGKKLKVPRGKSLRPTASRIKKSIFDILGPEVAGTRVLDLFSGSGNLGIEALSLGAAFCVFVEKNPGTTGIIAQNLRSLGYTERSRILNFDFRKALSMLSAENRGFDVVFVDPPYELYEKTEPHELARDIRSVVGEKGVMVIEHPSRNVINSEGLDVRTKKYGGTSVSFLRRLD, from the coding sequence ATGCGCATACTTACAGGGCAATCCAAGGGCAAAAAACTGAAAGTCCCAAGGGGAAAATCACTTAGACCCACGGCGTCCAGAATAAAAAAATCCATTTTCGACATCCTTGGCCCCGAAGTGGCGGGAACAAGGGTGCTTGATCTTTTCTCAGGCTCGGGGAATCTGGGAATCGAGGCTCTGAGCCTGGGAGCCGCATTTTGTGTCTTCGTTGAGAAAAACCCCGGCACAACGGGAATAATCGCCCAGAATCTGCGTTCCTTGGGATACACGGAACGATCAAGAATACTCAATTTTGATTTCAGAAAAGCATTGAGTATGTTAAGTGCGGAAAATCGCGGGTTTGATGTTGTTTTCGTCGATCCCCCGTACGAGCTTTACGAAAAGACCGAGCCTCATGAGCTTGCCCGCGATATACGAAGCGTCGTCGGGGAGAAGGGAGTAATGGTTATTGAACATCCATCCAGAAACGTTATTAATTCTGAAGGACTTGACGTGAGAACCAAAAAATACGGAGGTACCTCCGTAAGTTTTCTAAGGAGGCTAGATTGA
- the coaD gene encoding pantetheine-phosphate adenylyltransferase, which yields MNGKTVIYPGSFDPFTNGHLNIITRAAGIFEKIIISVGHNTSKKTTLSTEERVSLIAEVTKDFPNVEVESFEGLLADYIREKETNTILRGMRCHSDFEYELQMATANKLMNEEVETLFMVTESQFSHISSSLIKEIISLGGSAKDFVPAVVEEKLIEKLRPAGERRK from the coding sequence TTGAACGGCAAAACTGTAATCTATCCGGGTTCCTTCGACCCTTTCACAAACGGGCACCTTAACATAATCACCCGGGCCGCGGGAATATTCGAGAAAATAATAATTTCGGTCGGACACAATACTTCAAAGAAAACGACGCTCTCGACCGAAGAAAGAGTATCTCTGATCGCCGAGGTGACCAAGGATTTCCCCAACGTCGAGGTTGAAAGCTTCGAGGGACTGCTGGCCGACTACATAAGAGAGAAGGAAACCAACACCATACTGCGCGGAATGAGGTGTCATTCGGACTTTGAATACGAACTTCAGATGGCCACCGCAAACAAGCTTATGAACGAAGAGGTGGAAACGCTGTTTATGGTGACCGAAAGCCAGTTCTCTCACATAAGCTCCTCTCTGATAAAGGAAATCATTTCCCTGGGAGGTTCCGCAAAAGATTTTGTGCCAGCAGTGGTTGAGGAAAAACTGATTGAAAAACTTCGCCCGGCCGGAGAACGGAGGAAATGA